GCACGAGCTGCGAGGCTTCGGGAATCGTCATGAAGAAACGCGTGATTTCCGGGTGCGTAACGGTGACGGGACCGCCCTTCGCGATCTGCTGCTGGAACTTCGGAATCACGCTGCCCGCGCTGCCAAGCACATTGCCGAAGCGCACGGTTTCGAACTGCGTGCGCTCGCTCGTCTGTTGCAGCGCCTGGCAGGCCATCTCGGCGAGCCGCTTGCTCGCGCCCATCACGTTGGTCGGATTGACGGCCTTGTCGGTCGAGATCAGAACGAAGCGCTTCACGTCATGACGGATGGCCGCGCGCGCTACACGGTACGTGCCGAGCACGTTGTTGCGCACTGCCTGCCACGCATTCTGCTCTTCCATCAGCGGCACGTGCTTGTAGGCCGCTGCGTGGTAGACAATGTGTGGCGTATGGCGGGCCATCACCTGATCGAGCAGCAGCGAGTCCTTCGCGTCGCCGATAACGGGCACGATCGACAGCCCCTGGAAGCGTTCGTGCAACTCTTCGACGAGCCGATACATCGCGTACTCGGAGATATCGAAGGCGATCAGTTGCGCCGGCTTGAATCGCAGAATCTGACGGCACAGTTCCGAGCCGATCGAGCCGCCCGCGCCCGTCACCATCACCACGCGCGCATGTAGCAGCGCTTCGACGTGCGGCGTGTCGATGTGCACCGGCTCGCGGCCGAGCAGGTCTTCGAGGTCGATGTGGCGCACGCGGGACAGCGACGCCTGACCTTCCCCGACGTCAGTCAGCGCCGGCAGCACCATCGCGCGCACACCGGCGCGCACGCACAGCGTGGCCGCGCGGCGCTGCTGCTCGACGGGCGCCGACGGAATCGCGATGATCGCGTATTCGGTCTTCGTCGCCTCTGCGATTTCGGGCAGCTTGTTGATCGAGCCGAGCACCTTGTAGCCGTATATCTCGCGGCCCTGCTTCGAGACGTCGTCGTCGAGCAGGCCGATCAGCCGCCATTCGCTCGAGCGCGACAGCTCGCGCGCGAGCATCGCGCCCGCCGTGCCCGCGCCGATAACAATGACCGGCTTGCCCTGCGCGACGAGGCCACCGTACAGGTAAAACTCTTTCGCCGCGCGATACAGCGCGCGTGAGCCGCCCATTGCGAGGAACAGGAACAGCGGCGACACGAGCAGTACGGAGCGCGGAATGATCGGCATGGGCTGGATCATCACCGCGAGAATCATCGACAGCAAGGCGCCCGTCGCGACCGCCTTCGAAATGCGCATCAGGTCAGGTAGGCTCGCGAACACCCACATACCACGGTACAGGCCGAAGATGCGGAACATCACGCCGTAGACGGGCAGCACCCAGATGAGCGCGTGCAGCGCGCCGTCGCGGAAATCGACGGGCACGGCGCCGTTGAAGCGGATCACGTAGGCGACCAGCCACGCGCCGGAGACGGCGGCGAGATCGAAAAGGAAAGCGCTGAAGGATAGCAAGGTGGCTTTGGATCTGAGCATCAGCGTCATACCTCGGATTGTTGGGACGGTGTTGACTGGAACCGGCGCCAGCGCAGGTCGACGATGAATCCGATGACGACCAGCACAGCGGCCCACCCTGCTACGGTGCCCCACTGAACGGCCGGTGAACGGCCAAGTACAAGTAACGCAAGCGCTATGCCGACAACCATGACCGCGTACCAGACCCACGCGGTGCCCGCATGGCCGACGCCCGAACGTACCATCCGCTGATAATAGTGCTCGCGGTGCGCTTGCCAAAACTTTTCTCCGCGCGCGAGACGCCGCGCCAGCGTCACCGAGGCATCGCCGATGAACGGCGCGAATACCAGCGCCGGAAACCACACGGGCCACGCGCCGCCACGCCAGCCCCAGTAACCGAGCGCGCCCGCCAGATAGCCCAGCGAGATCGAGCCCGCATCGCCGAGAAAAATACGGGCAGGATGGAAGTTGAAGAACAGAAAGCCGAGCGCGGCGCCTGCTACCGCCAGCGACGCCAAGGCCAGTTCTGGCATCGGATGATTGGAGAGAAGCGCCGCAGCCGCGTAGCCCGCGAAGCCGAACAGCGCCATACCGCCTGCGAGGCCATCCGCGCCATCCATGAAATTGTAGAGGTTGACCAGCCAGATCATCAAAAATGCCAGCGCACAGAGCACCCACCATGGCGCGGCTGCAGGAAACAGCGCAACGAGCGCGGCAACGGCGATCAGATGCGCAGCAAAGCGCACGCGCGCGGGCAATCCGCGGCGGTCGTCGACCTGCGAGACGGCGGCGAGGAGCGCCGTCGCCAGCGCAGCGAACCACAGCGACGGCGCGACCAGCAGCATCGCCACGACGGCGACAGGCACGATGCCCCAGCCGCCGACGCGCGGCGTCGGGCGCACGTGGAGCGAGCGGTCGTTCGGGATATCGGTCGCGAGGCGCCAGGCGAGACCTGTCTTCAACAAGACAAACAGGATCGCCGCGCACACGCAGACGGCCGCGCCCGCAACGAGCGGAAGTGTCCATGGAGCCATCAGTGAATCTTGCATCGGCATGAGCGGGCTCAATGAGTCGAACGATACCAGTCGGCGGTTGCCGCCAGACCTTCGTCGGTTGAGAACGGGGGTTGCCAGCCGAGCACGTCGCGAATGTGCGACGTATCGACCTGCAGGCTGCCGATCAGGCGGTCGATTTGCGCCGACTTACCTGTCAGACGGCCCGCCGCGCGCAGCCATGCGGCTGGGACGGGCAGTAGCCGCGACGGCTTGCCGAGATGCCGCGCGAGCGAGCGCACCAGTTCCGCGACGGTCAGCGCGCTGCTGTCGGCGACATGGAAGCACTGGCCCGCCGCGCGCGGATCGGTCGCGCAATGGACGAGCGCATCGGCCAGATTGCCAACGTACACCATGCTGCGCCGCGCGTCGGCACCGCCGAGCGGCAGCGGAACGCCCCGCCAGACGGCGTCCATCAGGCGCAGGAAGTTAGCGCGCACTTGCGGTCCGTACACGAGCGGGGGCCGCACGATCACGATCTCCAGGCCGGTGTCGTCGCCGAGGCGTGTCAGCGCCTCTTCCGCCGCGCGCTTTGAGCGTCCGTAGGCGTCTTCGGGGCGCGGGGCGTCGTTCTCGCGGAGCGATTGTCCGCGATCCTGTTCCGCGGCTGCCTTGATGCTGCTCACGAACACGAAGCGCGGCACACCATGCTGCTGTGCCGCCGCTGCGAGGCGCAGCGTGCCGTCGACATTGGTCGCGCGAAACGCGGCGTCGGGGTCAGCGACCATGTCGTGCATCACATGCACGCGGGCGGCGAGATGCACGACGCAGTCGGCTTTGAGGTCGGCGGGCCAGTTGTGCACGATGCCGCTGTAGTCGGTGCTTGCGTCGACCCACTCCGTAACTCCGTCCACACAGTTGCCGGAACGCCGCACCAGACCCGTCACGCGATGGCCGGCATCGAGCAGCGCGCGGCACAGCGCACGCCCGACAAAACCGTTCGCCCCGCTCACGACCACATGACTCATAGCCACTTCCAGCCGAAACGGTTGAAGAACTTGCAGGCCGACGCAGCGAACATGCGGATGTGCGCGGAGCCTTTGCGGGCGGCGCCACCGCCGTGGTGGAGCACGCGCATCGCGGGCAAATAGGCGATCCGGGCGACTTCGTGCGTGCGCAGGCTCAGATCGTAGTCCTCGAAATAAAGGAAATAGCGTGGATCGAAACCGGCGAGCTTCTTCAGCACGTTCGTGCGGAACAGCATGAAGCAGCCGCTGACGATGGGTGGATCCCAAACGATGTCGTGCTCGTTGATGACGTCTTGCATTTCATAGCGGGCGAGACGTCGCGCGAAGAAGCGACGGACGCTCGCAGGCAGGAAGCCGCGTACGATCAGGTCGAGTAGCGTTGGATAGCGGCGGCAGAGGTACTGGATGTGGCCGTCTTCGTCGCCGATGCGGGGGGTGAGCAGGCCGACTTGCAAATGGCTTTCGAAGAACTCCACCGCGCTTACAAGCGCCTGGCGGTCGAGATCGATATCCGGATTCAGCACGAGATGATAGCGGCTTGCTGCGCGCTCAATGGCCAGATTGTGGCCGCGGCCATAGCCGACGTTGCCATGGCCAGCGATGATCGAGCAGGTTGCGCCATGCGCGCGCAGAGCGTCCAAAGCAGCCGTCATGTCAGGCAGTCCACCGTTGTCGACGAGACAGACGTCCAGTCTGAACGCGGGATGCGTCTCTTTGAGCGCATCGTAAGCGGCGGCAAGGCTTTTCAGCGTCTGCGCGAGTTGCTGCAGGTCCGGCCGATAAACGACCACGGACACGGAGAGACCCTCGATCTCGTTACCCGGCTCACGCGTAGTATTCATGTGGAAAATGCAACGTGCCTTGTCGCGACACTTAGTCTTTTGGATAGGGGTCACATCGAAGTCGCAAGTTTGCTGAAAATGCGAGCATTCGGCAACCCGCTTTTCGAATTGTTACGCGGTACAAGATACAAGACTAGGATTGCGCCCCTTTTATATCGGCAGAAGGGCGGGAAAATTGAGAGTGAACCTACCCGCTGCCGATCATTTGCCGTTGCCCAGACGCATAGACAGCAGCTTGAACGAACGCAGGCGATTGTCTGAGTCAATTTGTACGATGAACGGCACCTGCTGGTCGACGCTCAATCTGACTTCAATCGGGCGGGCTTCGGGCCAAGCTGCACATGTCAGCGGCAAGTGGATGGACTGCTGGCCGCCCGGCACCAGATCGACCGATGCATCCAGACATCCGGGACTGGTCACATGCAAAATCGCGTCGTGGCCGTTCTGCTGCGAGCGCAGGTCAGGAGGCACTTCCACGTGTATGTCGAGCGCGGTCTGCGCATGGCGTTTGAGCATGACGGCGGCGTCGAGTCCGGCCCACGCCAACCTGCCCTCTTCGCGCTGGAAGAAACCGCGCCGCACCGTGTAGTCGCCGTCGGAGAGATCGAAGCCATCCCTCAGATGACCGACATCCTGATCTTCAAGAGCGAAAGGCAGATACGGCTGCACAGAACCGAGCCTGTATAGCTCGCCGCCCTGCATTTTCACGAGTTGCTGATGCTGCGAACGGGCGATCACGTTGTCGATCGTCGGCTGGCTGATGCCTATCGTGTACATATCGGCAACGAAGTATTTGTCGCTGACGGCGTCGATGCGCGATGCGCGCCAATGCTCGAAGTTCGAGAAGTTGCGCCCCGAGAATAGCGCGACGGCGGGCGCCTGCCACCAGCCGGCGCCGAAGATAGTCGCGTCGGCAGGCAGCTTCCGCACTGTGTCGGCAAGCTTGTAAGTGTCGAGCTGATATTCCGGCACTTGCGGCGGTCGCGTGAAGGTTTGGCCGTTACGGATCAGAGTCAGCTGTCCAATCACGACAGGCAGCAATGCAATTAGCATCAACACGTTCGACAGACTGGTCGCGAAGATTCTCCCTCCGTTGCGTCCCGCAGACTGCGCCCAGATTACGGCCAGGAGAACGGCGATCAGACATTGCAGCAGCAACAAGCCATCGAGAATGCGGCGCAGCCACGTCATCGGGGTTGGACTGATAAAAATCCACCACAAGAAGTACAGGCCAGTGACGCCCGTCAACATGAACAGCGCGAGACGCAGTGCGGGACTTCTCTTTCGGTCGAACGCGATCGCGAACCCGAGCACGATTGGCACGACGATCACGAAGCCAAGTAGCATGGCGGGCACGCCCGTCATATCGGACAGCATGGAGAGATGATGCGCGCCCTTGCTCAGCAGACCTTCGCCGGCTTCACCCTTTCGCGCGCCCGACTGCGCACCCACCTGCCCTAGCTGGAACCGCCACCAGCTGAGATAACCGCGCACGTTGCCGATCTCTACGACGCGGAAAATTTCCCAACAGAGCACGGGGACGACGAGACCAAGGCCGAGCATGAATAACCGCCGCACCCGCCCCGGCTGTGAGACGATCACGCAGAACAGCACCAGCAGCGCGGGCCCGACGCAGACCAGCGCGACCACCTTCGTCAGATAAGCGATGCCGAACAGGAAGCCCGTCCAGAAAAGGCGCGCCGACTGCACGTTGAATCCGTCACGCCCCGACACGAGCACCAGGAGTCCGCCGAAGAACCACGTCAGCATCGGCACTTCGCCGTAGCCGTTCATTGAGTTCTCGACGAAACCGGGCGTCGAAAGGCAGGCCGTCGTCGCGAAAAGCGCGAGCCACAGCGGCACGTGAAGGCGACGTAACAATGTTACGGCCAGCACGACAAGAGCGGCGATGTAGATCAGGTTAACTACCTGACCGGTGAACGGCGTGATGCCGCCGATCCAGAACGCGAGCGCAGTCGGCAGGATAAACGGACCGTCGGTTTGCGCGGGAAACGGGAAGAAGCGGTCGTAGTAGAAACCGTAGCCGTCGCCGTGCATGAACGAAGCGGCCGTGCGCAGGTTCATTGCGCCGTCGAAGCTCGGCGGGGCAATCATCGCGTAGTGCCAAAAGCCGAGGAGGATCCAGCCGATAACGGCCGCAAATGCCAGGCTGGCGATAGCGGGGAACACTGGAAAACGTGCCTGGGACGATGTTGTCATTGGACTTCGGCGGTCGTGTATTGAGAATCCTGCGATAAAGCGGATGTGCCCGCGATTGGAAGTCGGCATCATAGCTGGCCGCGGTTTCCGCACGCCACATTGTGGGTACGGCACAACGATGGTTTGCCGTAACCATGGCAAATATGTATGCACTTTGCCGTTTCGCTTAGCCGAATACATTCAATAGACGAGCCGGAGCATGCTGTTTCATTTGCCGCAATGCGCTGCACGAAAATTCACTGGAATAATTTGAAATGTTCTCGCCTAGAAAGCAGTGTTTGAAGCACCCGTCGTTATTTCGTCGTGCGGTATAGTTACGCCTCGCAAATCATCTAGTTGCGCAGTTATTAGGCATGGCCCAAATTGTTTTGCAATACATCAGCAAATTTCAATCGCGACTTCCGGTCAGTAGATGACGCTTATCCAGTGCGTGCGGCGGTGAAATCGGGTTTCCCCTCTACCAACGCGCAACACCTGTCATTAGTAGCACATTGCCATTTTTCAACTTGATTCGGTTATAAACTTATATCGGCCGGCCAGGATCAATATGCGCACCGTCATTGTCCACTACCATTTGTTCAAGAATGCAGGATCGACCGTCGACAGTATCCTGTCGCGGAATTTTCCGGACGAACAACATGGCCATATCGAAGGGCCCTACCCCTGGTCGACGGTGCAACCACAGGAACTCGTGGAATTCTCGCTCGCCAATCCCGCGCTGCGTGTCGTGTCGAGCCATCATGCGAGGCCGCCTCTTCCGCAACATCCCGACATTCAGTTTTTGCCGGTTCTCTTTCTGCGCCACCCAATTGACCGCTTCGCGTCCGTGTACGAATTCGAACGGCGACAGCCTGCGGATAGCCTGAGCCCAAGTGTCGCCATTGCGCGCGAAGGAGGGCTCGCGGAGTTTGCAAAATGGGGCGTCGGCCAGGAAGCAAACGCCGTATGCCGAAATTTTCAAGTCGCTCACCTCGCGAATGCGCAGCACGACATGCGCACCGCGCGCGCTACAAGTGAAGACTACATGAGCGCCCTCCGACATCTTGAGAGCCTTTCGTTCTTCGGTATCGTCGAATCGTTCCAGGAATCCATCGAGGCGATGCAAGCACTTTTCCGGCCTCATTTCGGCGATATCAATCTCACACATTCAAGCGAAAACGTCACGCCCGGACGGCATGCGACCCTCGTCGAACGACTTGCGCATATCCGCAGCGAACTGGGCGAACCGTTGTACCGGAGTCTCGTAGAGTTGAATTCGCTCGACATGTTGCTCTACGACGAGGCACGCAAGCGGTTTGCGGACGCCCTACAGACTCGCGCAGGAGTCGCGGCAGCGCAGGGCAAGCCAACGAGTTTCTGGCGCAGGATCGTACGCGCGCTGCGCGGTGCGCATTCGACCAGCGCGTGAAGGCGCTAATCGCGGCCCGGCAACTGTTCGTATATTCAATCTCCGATGGTAGTATTAGGCCGCTTTGCCCAGTCCACTCTGTATCTGTCACGCACCACGGCGCGATAACGGGCACGGCGCTCCCACCATCCCCTTCGGTCTTTTATGAAAGTCTCTGCGCGCGCCTTTGTTCACGAGGGCATCTTCAGGCTGCTACCTTTTTTGCTCGTAGGCGGCGCCGTGTCAGTCTATCTGGGAAAGGATTGGAGTTGGGATCTGCTCAATTACCACTTCTACAATCCGTGGGCACTTACGCATCACCGATGGGGCATCGATCTATTCCCGGCTCAATCACAAACGTTCTTCAATCCCCTACTCGATCTGCCTTTTTATAAGATCGCGACTTCGCAATGCGCGGACTATATTGCCGTGTTCGCAATGGGATTCCCCGCCGGGATTGCGGCCTATATCCTGTGGCATCTTCTCGAGTCGCTTGAAGTTTCCGGATCGACGAGCGTTGAAACAGGCGTTCTGCGCGTGGCAGCGTGCATAGTCGGCATGACAGGCGCGGCGGGCTTTCCCCAAATCGGAAGCTCGACGGGCGAGTGGCCAGTCTCGGCGCTGGTGCTCGGCGGCGTGCTGGCACTCGTCCAGTGGTACAAGGGCAGGCTCGGCGATCGGTGCGGCATGTCAATCGCTGGCGGTGCGATCGGCACAGCGGCGGCACTGAAACTGACGGCGATGATTCCAGCGCTGGCAGTGACGATCGCCCTGCCTATCCTGCTGGCCAGGGCGCCGCGACGCGAATTGGTCCGTTCACTGCTGATATACCTCGTCGCGGCAGGCATCGCATTCATCGCGTTTGCCGGCCCATGGATGTGGAAGATGTACTCATCGTTCCACAATCCGCTCTTTCCGTATTTCAACGGCGTCTTCAAGTCGCCGCTGATCGAGTCGGTGAATGCGCGCGACGTGCGATTCGTTCCGCACAACGTGAGCACCTTCTTCAAGCTTCCCCTGTTTTCGGCGTTCGTGCCGAATATCCTGCACTCGGAAATCTCGTTGCGTGATCCACGACTGCTGATTGGGGCGTTGATCGCGATCTGCTGGATCGTTGCCGCGGCGATTCGTCTTTTGCCTGGAAAGACCCAGCGCAAGACATGGCGTCTCGAGTTGTTCATGGCAGCGGCTTACCTCTTGATGTACATCGTAGGTTTGAGGTTTTTTGGCATCTATCGCTATACGATCGTACTCGAACTGTTCGGCGCAGCCATGGTGTTCGTCGCGCTGATCCGACTTCGCCAACGCCTCTCTCACGCAGATGGGCTTGCGATCTGTACGATGACGTTCATCGCAATCACACTACTTACTTCGTGGCCGGACTGGGGACGTCTGCCTCTAGACGGAAGGCCATACTTCCGCAACAACCTGCCTGGATTGCCGCCATCGTCGTTGATCGTCGCCACCACCATGGAGCCGATCGGCTACCTCGTACCACAATGGCCCGGCAATCCGAGGTTCTATTCGGCGATCACTAACATCTCCGGCCCGACCTATAACCTAAAGCTGCAGGACGAGATTGCCGCAGGCGTGCTCGCTCACCAAGGTCCGATCTACGTCTTACGCGCCAAGGACAAGCCGGACGACAGCAAGGTGGTGTCGTCGCGCCTGCACCTCACGATCAACAATGCTTCTTGCCGTGAACTGGATCAGCCGGTGCCCGTGCCCCTGGAAATCTGCGAAGCGAATCGCAGCTGAAAGCCGCAACAAGGTTAGCTTCCCGTATGCCGGCGCGCGGCAAACTTTGCCGGCATACGTGCGTCGTCAAGTAATACCGACGCATTCACGCACCGTCCGCGCGATGGTTACGCTCTGATACATTTTTCAAATCCTTCCAGGGTTGCGCCACTTGTAAGTTGGGTAGGATGATCTAGGAGACCACCCCCGCCCTGGAGAGTCTCGTGACCCAATGCGCCGTGTGCTCCTCGAAAGCAGTGCTATTCCGCACGATCGATAAGGTCGATTATTTCGAATGTGAAACCTGCGGCTCATTATTCGCCGATCCAGAATTCCTCTCAGATCTGGAAACTGGGCGCATTTCGAACTATGAGCACTCGTATTGGGAATCCGAATTGCACGCGGCGCGCGAACGCTCGTACGGATCGTCGCTGCAGCGGATCGCCGAAACGTTCCTGTATTGCAGGATTCCCATTAATCGTTTCGTCGATATTGGCTCGGGCCCGGGCTATCTGCTCGACGCTGCATCGAGTGCCCTACCCGACGCCGCTCGCGTGTTCTACGGCGTTGAGTTGTTTCCGCCCGACGAGTCGCTTCGGACCCGGCATCCCAACTACAAGGTGTGCTCGATAGGCGACGCCGGCGAGCGTTTCGATGCAGGTGTGTGCGTGGAAGTGATCGAGCATCTCACGCCATCGATGCTGAACGGCCTTGCCAAGCAGATGGCGCAGGTATCGTCGCCTGGCGCACTGTATCTGATCAACTCCGGCCAGCCCGCTTACGTCAAAAACGAAGATCCGGACTATCTCGACCCTCTCGGCCGTGGCCACGTCGTGTCGTATTCGATCGAAGGCGCCCGGAAGATTTTTGAACCTCATGGATTCCGCGTCATTCCGCTGCCCGGCCGTCATTGGGCATTCCTGCTCGAATTTCAGTCTGAGGACACGAAGCAGTCTCCGCAAGAGCTATTGGAAAAACGGCTGTGGTCGCCCTTGCCTGAGAATGTCGCCGTTTTGCGCGACGGTAGCGCTGGCTCCCTGATGTATCACGCAGGCCGGGACGCGGCGCGCGTTTATCTAGAATACGCGACCGTCGTCGAGCGCACGAACTGGGCGCTCGGACTACAGGCCGAAGTCGAGCGGACGCGCACGCAGCCTGACCGGCGCGCTGCGGGAAGCGACACCGCAGCACGAGGAGCGCATCCTGTGCGACCTGATTTCAATGTTCAGGCGGCTCATCCGGGTCTGCTAGGCCGCGCACGGCATTGGTTGCGCACGCACACAGCTTAATAGCAATGCCAAG
The DNA window shown above is from Paraburkholderia sp. PGU19 and carries:
- a CDS encoding nucleoside-diphosphate sugar epimerase/dehydratase, with amino-acid sequence MLRSKATLLSFSAFLFDLAAVSGAWLVAYVIRFNGAVPVDFRDGALHALIWVLPVYGVMFRIFGLYRGMWVFASLPDLMRISKAVATGALLSMILAVMIQPMPIIPRSVLLVSPLFLFLAMGGSRALYRAAKEFYLYGGLVAQGKPVIVIGAGTAGAMLARELSRSSEWRLIGLLDDDVSKQGREIYGYKVLGSINKLPEIAEATKTEYAIIAIPSAPVEQQRRAATLCVRAGVRAMVLPALTDVGEGQASLSRVRHIDLEDLLGREPVHIDTPHVEALLHARVVMVTGAGGSIGSELCRQILRFKPAQLIAFDISEYAMYRLVEELHERFQGLSIVPVIGDAKDSLLLDQVMARHTPHIVYHAAAYKHVPLMEEQNAWQAVRNNVLGTYRVARAAIRHDVKRFVLISTDKAVNPTNVMGASKRLAEMACQALQQTSERTQFETVRFGNVLGSAGSVIPKFQQQIAKGGPVTVTHPEITRFFMTIPEASQLVLQASSMGHGGEIFILDMGEPMKIVDLARDLIRLYGFTEDQIRIEFTGLRPGEKLYEELLADEETTTRTPHAKLRIALARGVPDNLLDELLPWLMQHRVLTDDEVRRDLRRWVAEYQPSLAAPPLRSVPPLPGKRASM
- a CDS encoding glycosyltransferase family 4 protein, with protein sequence MPMQDSLMAPWTLPLVAGAAVCVCAAILFVLLKTGLAWRLATDIPNDRSLHVRPTPRVGGWGIVPVAVVAMLLVAPSLWFAALATALLAAVSQVDDRRGLPARVRFAAHLIAVAALVALFPAAAPWWVLCALAFLMIWLVNLYNFMDGADGLAGGMALFGFAGYAAAALLSNHPMPELALASLAVAGAALGFLFFNFHPARIFLGDAGSISLGYLAGALGYWGWRGGAWPVWFPALVFAPFIGDASVTLARRLARGEKFWQAHREHYYQRMVRSGVGHAGTAWVWYAVMVVGIALALLVLGRSPAVQWGTVAGWAAVLVVIGFIVDLRWRRFQSTPSQQSEV
- a CDS encoding SDR family oxidoreductase, with product MSHVVVSGANGFVGRALCRALLDAGHRVTGLVRRSGNCVDGVTEWVDASTDYSGIVHNWPADLKADCVVHLAARVHVMHDMVADPDAAFRATNVDGTLRLAAAAQQHGVPRFVFVSSIKAAAEQDRGQSLRENDAPRPEDAYGRSKRAAEEALTRLGDDTGLEIVIVRPPLVYGPQVRANFLRLMDAVWRGVPLPLGGADARRSMVYVGNLADALVHCATDPRAAGQCFHVADSSALTVAELVRSLARHLGKPSRLLPVPAAWLRAAGRLTGKSAQIDRLIGSLQVDTSHIRDVLGWQPPFSTDEGLAATADWYRSTH
- a CDS encoding glycosyltransferase family 2 protein gives rise to the protein MNTTREPGNEIEGLSVSVVVYRPDLQQLAQTLKSLAAAYDALKETHPAFRLDVCLVDNGGLPDMTAALDALRAHGATCSIIAGHGNVGYGRGHNLAIERAASRYHLVLNPDIDLDRQALVSAVEFFESHLQVGLLTPRIGDEDGHIQYLCRRYPTLLDLIVRGFLPASVRRFFARRLARYEMQDVINEHDIVWDPPIVSGCFMLFRTNVLKKLAGFDPRYFLYFEDYDLSLRTHEVARIAYLPAMRVLHHGGGAARKGSAHIRMFAASACKFFNRFGWKWL
- a CDS encoding sulfotransferase family 2 domain-containing protein, with the translated sequence MRTVIVHYHLFKNAGSTVDSILSRNFPDEQHGHIEGPYPWSTVQPQELVEFSLANPALRVVSSHHARPPLPQHPDIQFLPVLFLRHPIDRFASVYEFERRQPADSLSPSVAIAREGGLAEFAKWGVGQEANAVCRNFQVAHLANAQHDMRTARATSEDYMSALRHLESLSFFGIVESFQESIEAMQALFRPHFGDINLTHSSENVTPGRHATLVERLAHIRSELGEPLYRSLVELNSLDMLLYDEARKRFADALQTRAGVAAAQGKPTSFWRRIVRALRGAHSTSA
- a CDS encoding methyltransferase domain-containing protein, with amino-acid sequence MTQCAVCSSKAVLFRTIDKVDYFECETCGSLFADPEFLSDLETGRISNYEHSYWESELHAARERSYGSSLQRIAETFLYCRIPINRFVDIGSGPGYLLDAASSALPDAARVFYGVELFPPDESLRTRHPNYKVCSIGDAGERFDAGVCVEVIEHLTPSMLNGLAKQMAQVSSPGALYLINSGQPAYVKNEDPDYLDPLGRGHVVSYSIEGARKIFEPHGFRVIPLPGRHWAFLLEFQSEDTKQSPQELLEKRLWSPLPENVAVLRDGSAGSLMYHAGRDAARVYLEYATVVERTNWALGLQAEVERTRTQPDRRAAGSDTAARGAHPVRPDFNVQAAHPGLLGRARHWLRTHTA